One window of the Candidatus Binatus sp. genome contains the following:
- a CDS encoding CaiB/BaiF CoA-transferase family protein: MSHALDRMNVVEFDANLGSAYAAMLLAENGARVIKVEARGGSPSRGTPHFHVLNRSKRSLELDFDSPSSRARVEQLLRWADIVITGFTPKRLKELALDYDSIRAINPRAIALEVPALGSRGPDANFDAHDDLVAARSGITGSQWARSANPVALVFPAASYSAGVMAATAAVAAILARGADRPGQQVEVSLLAGAFSLQTGGIMRHEKMTSMYHGPQDPLGPIPVYRLFEASDGKYLFAACGNPTFWGKFAIAIERPDLVSDERFEQAPWGIPTEHWQTLKDIIELIIRTKPRHEWLRILREADVPCAPVLTRQEFIEHPQTRALEMRVEIDDPALGRTIQMGLPVRLNDTPGEILGPAPALGDDRGALEWLRDASGSETVIGAHHTEKSPLAGVTVLDFASYIAGSYGPMILAQLGANVIKVESLEGDSFRHFGFGFLGWNQGKRGLSLNLTTPEGLAIIHELVGKADIIVENLRPGRMRKYELDYERLAARNPRIIYMSVNAFGNRGPEHNQPGFDPLLQANSGVMAAQGGPHGHPVYLTCAICDYGAAMLSAFGCVLALRAREITGRGQFCETSLLQASIAFQAGEFIFYDGRPDMENGAAEHRGRSALARAYKCRDQEWLFISIVDEPGWKALRSTLPALPSLSWNDASREPNEGKLAASIAEGFARLDRADALAALAKNGVAASVVNHFKDLFDDPQVAANELIAELPHSVWGRVRQTGMLTKFSATPTVIHRAGPALGEHTDEVLREMLGYSPEKIAVLRASRIVQ, encoded by the coding sequence ATGAGTCACGCCCTCGATCGCATGAATGTTGTCGAATTCGACGCGAACCTCGGTTCCGCGTACGCGGCGATGCTGCTCGCAGAAAATGGCGCGCGCGTTATCAAGGTCGAGGCGCGCGGCGGTTCGCCGTCGCGCGGCACGCCGCACTTCCACGTGCTCAATCGCTCGAAACGCTCGCTCGAACTGGATTTCGATTCGCCGTCATCGCGAGCACGCGTCGAGCAACTGCTCCGATGGGCCGATATCGTCATCACGGGCTTCACCCCGAAGCGGCTCAAGGAATTGGCGCTCGACTACGATTCGATTCGAGCGATCAATCCGCGCGCGATTGCGCTCGAGGTGCCGGCGCTCGGCAGTCGCGGGCCGGATGCGAACTTCGATGCGCACGACGACCTGGTCGCGGCGCGCTCGGGCATCACGGGCAGTCAATGGGCGCGCAGCGCTAATCCGGTCGCATTGGTATTTCCGGCGGCGAGCTATTCCGCGGGAGTGATGGCGGCGACGGCGGCAGTCGCGGCGATTCTCGCGCGCGGCGCCGACAGACCCGGCCAGCAAGTCGAGGTCTCGCTGCTCGCGGGTGCATTCTCGCTGCAAACCGGCGGCATCATGCGCCACGAAAAGATGACCAGCATGTATCACGGTCCGCAGGATCCGCTGGGACCGATTCCCGTGTACCGATTGTTCGAAGCGTCGGACGGCAAGTATCTGTTCGCCGCGTGCGGCAACCCGACCTTCTGGGGCAAGTTCGCGATCGCAATCGAGCGTCCCGACCTCGTCAGCGACGAGCGTTTCGAGCAGGCGCCGTGGGGAATCCCGACCGAGCACTGGCAGACGCTGAAGGACATCATCGAGCTGATCATCCGCACGAAGCCGCGGCACGAATGGCTTCGAATCCTGCGCGAGGCTGACGTTCCCTGCGCGCCGGTGCTGACGCGCCAGGAATTTATCGAGCATCCGCAGACCCGCGCGCTCGAGATGCGCGTCGAGATCGACGATCCGGCGCTCGGCCGCACGATCCAGATGGGCCTGCCGGTGCGGCTGAACGACACGCCGGGCGAGATTCTCGGGCCTGCGCCGGCGCTCGGCGACGATCGCGGGGCGCTCGAATGGCTCCGCGATGCCTCCGGATCGGAGACAGTGATAGGCGCTCATCACACTGAAAAAAGCCCGCTCGCCGGAGTCACCGTGCTCGATTTCGCGAGCTACATCGCGGGTTCGTACGGCCCGATGATTCTCGCGCAACTCGGCGCCAACGTGATCAAGGTCGAGAGCCTCGAGGGCGATTCGTTTCGGCATTTCGGCTTTGGCTTTCTCGGCTGGAACCAGGGCAAGCGCGGACTCTCGCTGAATCTCACGACGCCCGAGGGCCTTGCGATCATTCACGAGCTCGTCGGCAAGGCGGATATCATCGTCGAGAATCTCCGGCCCGGACGGATGCGCAAGTATGAACTCGACTACGAGCGCCTCGCCGCGCGCAACCCGCGCATCATCTATATGTCGGTGAATGCGTTCGGCAATCGCGGCCCCGAGCACAATCAGCCCGGCTTCGATCCGCTGCTGCAGGCGAACTCCGGCGTGATGGCGGCGCAGGGCGGTCCGCACGGGCATCCGGTGTATTTGACCTGCGCGATCTGCGATTACGGCGCGGCGATGCTCTCCGCGTTCGGATGCGTGCTGGCGCTGCGCGCGCGCGAAATCACGGGCCGCGGCCAGTTTTGCGAAACTTCGCTGCTGCAGGCGTCGATCGCGTTCCAGGCGGGCGAGTTCATCTTCTACGACGGCCGCCCCGACATGGAAAATGGTGCCGCCGAGCATCGCGGTCGTTCGGCGCTCGCGCGGGCGTATAAATGCCGCGATCAGGAATGGCTCTTCATCTCGATCGTCGATGAGCCGGGGTGGAAAGCGCTGCGCTCGACGCTGCCTGCGCTGCCGAGTCTGTCGTGGAACGATGCGTCGCGCGAGCCGAACGAGGGCAAGCTCGCAGCTTCGATCGCGGAAGGGTTCGCGCGGCTCGATCGTGCCGACGCGCTCGCGGCGCTCGCGAAGAATGGCGTGGCGGCGAGCGTCGTGAATCACTTCAAGGACCTGTTCGACGATCCGCAAGTCGCCGCCAACGAATTGATCGCGGAGTTGCCGCACTCGGTGTGGGGCCGCGTCAGACAAACCGGGATGCTCACCAAATTTTCGGCGACGCCCACTGTGATCCATCGCGCCGGTCCGGCGCTCGGCGAGCATACTGACGAGGTGCTGCGCGAGATGCTCGGCTATTCGCCCGAGAAAATCGCGGTGCTGCGCGCATCGCGAATCGTGCAGTAA
- a CDS encoding Panacea domain-containing protein gives MYPASLIAKYILTFSDPDNAGELVTNMKLQKLLYYAQGFSLAINERSIFNEPIEAWVHGPVVPKVYREYSHYGAAGIPVPEDYDSSQISPADRDLLDEVWSVYGQYSAWKLRNMTHEETPWKQGRTRSDRLITEDSLMDFFLTLVEK, from the coding sequence ATGTATCCCGCCAGTTTAATAGCCAAGTACATTCTGACGTTCTCTGATCCAGACAACGCGGGTGAACTTGTGACTAATATGAAGCTCCAGAAGCTTCTTTACTACGCTCAGGGATTTAGCCTCGCGATAAACGAACGCTCGATCTTCAACGAGCCAATTGAGGCTTGGGTTCATGGCCCAGTAGTTCCCAAGGTGTATCGCGAATACTCCCACTATGGTGCCGCAGGCATCCCCGTACCGGAAGATTACGATTCTTCGCAGATAAGTCCTGCGGATCGCGACCTGCTTGACGAAGTGTGGAGCGTCTACGGCCAGTATTCCGCTTGGAAGCTCAGGAACATGACTCACGAAGAAACGCCTTGGAAGCAAGGACGAACGAGATCGGATAGGCTGATTACCGAAGATAGTTTGATGGATTTTTTTCTCACGCTCGTTGAAAAGTGA
- a CDS encoding amidase: MSTLLSELLDFDVATLSAKLRDRDISPVELTEAYLARIERTDATLRAYITVTDDLARKMAKKAEAEIVKGKWRGPLHGVPIALKDLVFTKGILTTGGSKILGDFKPDHDATVWTRLARAGAVLLGKTNLHEFAYGITSSNPHWGIVRNPYDHERIPGGSSGGSAAAIVARSAAATIGTDTGGSIRIPATLCGCVGLKPTWSRVSRYGVLPLAYTLDHAGPITRTVRDAALMLQVIAGVDRNDSTSSRERVPDYTANLERGISGMRVGVIRELNDKLSAEVSTSFNAALDTLRSLGATIDEVSIPMLRHTGVITGIITWGEALEIHEEWMRTRPQDYGDDVRRLLEIGMMTPASSYVRAQRARARALAQAQAAMADHNVLVAPGSAIVAPKIGGGRIFDSQEQAVDVIEAILRFTSGFDATGQPALAIPTGLSPEGLPVGMQIIGRPFGEVEVLQVGAAYERARGALPPPPEIQ, from the coding sequence ATGTCAACGCTATTATCCGAATTGCTCGATTTCGACGTAGCTACGCTCTCGGCCAAACTTCGCGATCGCGATATCTCTCCGGTCGAATTGACTGAGGCCTACCTCGCGCGGATCGAACGGACCGACGCGACGCTCCGCGCATACATCACGGTCACCGACGATCTCGCGCGCAAGATGGCGAAAAAGGCCGAGGCCGAAATCGTCAAAGGCAAATGGCGCGGGCCTTTGCACGGCGTTCCGATCGCGCTCAAGGATCTTGTCTTTACAAAGGGCATCCTCACCACCGGCGGCTCGAAGATTCTTGGCGATTTCAAACCCGACCACGACGCGACGGTATGGACGCGGCTCGCGCGCGCCGGCGCGGTGCTGCTCGGCAAGACCAATCTGCACGAGTTCGCGTACGGGATCACGTCGTCGAATCCGCACTGGGGAATCGTGCGCAATCCGTACGACCACGAGCGCATTCCCGGCGGATCGAGCGGCGGCTCCGCGGCGGCGATCGTCGCACGCAGCGCCGCGGCGACAATCGGCACCGATACCGGCGGCTCGATTCGCATCCCGGCGACGCTCTGCGGATGCGTCGGCTTGAAGCCGACCTGGAGCCGCGTCAGCCGCTACGGCGTATTGCCGCTCGCATACACGCTCGATCACGCGGGTCCGATCACGCGCACCGTGCGCGACGCCGCGCTGATGCTGCAAGTGATCGCGGGCGTCGATCGCAACGATTCGACCTCGAGCCGAGAACGCGTGCCCGACTATACCGCCAATCTCGAACGCGGGATCTCCGGGATGCGCGTCGGCGTGATTCGCGAACTCAACGACAAACTCAGCGCCGAGGTCTCGACTTCATTCAACGCGGCGCTCGACACTTTGCGATCGCTCGGCGCGACTATCGATGAAGTCAGCATCCCGATGCTGCGGCATACCGGCGTCATCACCGGCATCATCACGTGGGGCGAGGCGCTCGAAATTCACGAAGAATGGATGCGCACGCGGCCGCAGGACTACGGCGACGACGTTCGGCGCTTGCTCGAAATCGGCATGATGACGCCGGCGAGCAGCTATGTTCGCGCGCAGCGCGCACGTGCGCGGGCATTGGCGCAAGCGCAGGCCGCGATGGCCGATCACAACGTGCTGGTGGCGCCGGGCAGCGCGATCGTCGCGCCGAAAATCGGCGGCGGCCGCATCTTCGATTCGCAAGAGCAGGCAGTTGACGTGATCGAGGCAATTCTGCGCTTCACGTCGGGCTTCGACGCCACGGGACAACCAGCCTTGGCGATTCCGACCGGGCTATCACCCGAGGGCTTGCCAGTCGGGATGCAGATAATCGGCCGTCCGTTCGGCGAGGTGGAAGTGCTGCAAGTAGGAGCGGCATACGAGCGCGCCCGCGGCGCGCTTCCGCCGCCTCCTGAAATTCAATAG